One Triticum dicoccoides isolate Atlit2015 ecotype Zavitan chromosome 3B, WEW_v2.0, whole genome shotgun sequence genomic window, TGAAAAGTTGTTCCTTTTTAGGGCGAAAAGTTGTTCTTTTGTTTGAGATGAGCCTAGATAAGTTCTTAACTTGAAAAGGCAGGAGAAAGACCGAAGGGGTGGTCCTAGATGGTAGGAACGAAAGCCTATCATATTTAAATTACCACGGCTAATATGCCAGTCATGCTTGAATCAAAGATAATAATTATTTGGTCATGCTTAGGTGACTTTTTTCGCAAAAATTATAGACACCCGATCTTGTCGTCAGATTCGTGTAGGTTACAGGTATCGGATTATGAAAAAAAAAGCCTAGAGTTGTGGACTAAGGGTTCGAGCCTCACCACCTCCTATTTAATTTGAGCATAGATCCTCCTATGCTGAACTCATTATTTTATTATGAGAAAAGAAcatcataaattcaaaaaaaaaacatcaTGGGCGAGAAGTTGATCCTTGTACTCATCGCTTCTAAAGAAAATATCTGGTGGAAACCAAATTACAATGAAGATTTCGTAGAAACCACATTTACAAATTTATTAATCTTTTCATAGTTACAAAGGTGATGTTATATGAACATGTAAAATTTAGAGAAATGATAATTTGGGAGGTTAGGAGGTCCTAGGGAACGCCCCCACAATCATTTGATCCAAATAATGCGGATGGCAAAAAGAATTAAAGATCACCATCATTTTTTTCCGCTACATGGTAATTTTCACTTTCGATCATGGCAAGTCTTGCGGTCCAAAATTTAATGTTCAAACCAATATACATTTGGCAGGCAAAAAAAATTTATACGTGAATAATGATGTTGTACTTTTTATCACTGTTCCCTCATGAACTCTTTTGTATCTCCCAAAAGAATTTCTCTTTTTTTGTGATGGAAATTTATTTTACTGTGAACTTGAAAATTTACATGCCTGTGCAACATCACCTTTTTAACATATTGTACTTCGTGCAATTACACTCTTTTTTGTTTTGTTGTGCAATTTCACTCTCCTCTTGGGCAATTTCACATTTTTCTACAATTGCTATTTGCAAGGTTTTGTTGTTACCGAAGTGTTTTTAAATTTTGTTCTTATTTATTAggcatgttttttttttgcaattacACTATTTTTCAAGATTGCACTTTTTGCACGCAGAATTGACATTACTTGTGTAACAACACTCTTCCATTTTACAATTGCACTTGTTGTTTATGTGGTAGTTtaataaaataattatttattCTTAGTATTAATAAGGGGGTTGGTGAGTGTATGCAGAAACAAAGGAAGAAAAACGAAGATAAAGACTGCGCTATATCCAAATCACATTCNNNNNNNNNNNNNNNNNNNNNNNNNNNNNNNNNNNNNNNNNNNNNNNNNNNNNNNNNNNNNNNNNNNNNNNNNNNNNNNNNNNNNNNNNNNNNNNNNNNNNNNNNNNNNNNNNNNNNNNNNNNNNNNNNNNNNNNNNNNNNNNNNNNNNNNNNNNNNNNNNNNNNNNNNNNNNNNNNNNNNNNNNNNNNNNNNNNNNNNNNNNNNNNNNNNNNNNNNNNNNNNNNNNNNNNNNNNNNNNNNNNNNNNNNNNNNNNNNNNNNNNNNNNNNNNNNNNNNNNNNNNNNNNNNNNNNNNNNNNNNNNNNNNNNNNNNNNNNNNNNNNNNNNNNNNGTCTTGTCACTCATTTGTTTCTCCTCTCGATATCATCTCCATAGTGGCACTGCACCAAGGCGGAAATCGCGATGACGTAGCCGACCTATGTTTGAGCCTAAGTCGCCGCCTCCGACACAAGCGAGATAGGAATAAGCCGAAGCCAAAGATGATGTAGCCAACCATGCCGCGGACATTGGAGGCGAGGCTGTGGTTGGAGTTCGGGTGGGAGGTGGCTACCCGACACTTGGAAGATGTGTGAGAGGAGGAGGGGGCTTAGAATAATGTCCCGGAGATGGGTGGTGTGGTGGTGCATGCAACAACGATGCCGACCACGGATAGCTAAAGTTGGTGGTGGGGTCGGTGTTGGTGGGTACGTCGTGGAGGGGAAGACATGGGTGGAGATGGCGAAGAAGAGTAGGAGTGATAACGtgaaggagaggggaaggaaaggggcgaGCGACGCTAGGCTTTCCTCTTCCGGATGGTTCCGACCAAGGTAATGGCCTCTGCCAGCGCTAAAGTAGGAAGAACGAGGTGGTTAGAATCGTCCGCTTGAGACTAGCAATGTGACAGTAAGTAAATTATCATTGTCGGATATTTTGTTCCCTCTGGAAGTATAAGTATTGTTTTCTAAGATGCTCGTGTAGTGAAATTCTATATTTCGATGTTTTCATTCACAGTTATAATTTACGAAAAAAAACTACAAGCCAACACTACATTAACAACATGTAAAGAACACGGGTAGATTGATATAGTGAGATGTTTGGACTGTCAGGCTTGCTTTGGTTCACAGGTTCCTAAAGATgcatgaaaggaaaaaaaaagacaagaattgaatagGATTGCATTTGTAAAATAGAGCAttgaaaaatgtaggaattttacatGCTTGAGTGTTTGGGTTAAGGCATAGGAAAAACACAGTAATCCTAATAAACACAGTCAAATCAAAGACAAACTACATGAAAAGGTACAGTTAGCATGTTATTATGCCATCAAGGATTTGTCTCGTTCTTCGtgcataggaatttgaaaaggaggtcaAAGTAGATTGTAAATTTTTTGCGTTTTTCTCTGAAACGGACCAAAAGAAATTTTCCTTCATTTTTCCTTTGCTATATTCCTTTGAACAAAAGGCTTAAACAATGTCATCATAGGAAACTTATTTCCTATGTGTTTTGTAAGAAGTTTAGGAAATAAGAAGTTttcctatgaatcaaaggaggTTAGTCTGTCATGTAGTAGCATATGCGTCAAAATGCCCTCCACTTGTACCTGACCAGGTCAACTACTAAAACAAACAGGTTGGCACCACGGAGGCACACCACAACCGCACAAGGCCGAACCAGAGTTTTCAGCTCAGATCGACCACAAAGGTCAGCACGCCCTGGCGATGTTCTCCGGCGACATGGCTGAGCGGTGGAGGGAGCTGCACGGCAGCGACCACTGGGATGGCCTGCTCGACCCGCTCGACGTCGACCTCCGGCGCTGCCTCATCAACTACGGCGAGATGATCATGGCGACGTACGAGGCGTTCATCGCCGAGCGTCGGTCCCCGAACGCCGGCATGTGCCGGTACCGGCGCGCCGACCTCTTCCGGCGCGTGGAGGTGTCCCACCCGGGCTGGTACGCGGTGACCCGGTACATCTACGCCACGGCCAGCGCCGACGTGCACGGCAAGGTGCTGCTCCGGCCGCTGTGCCGGAACGGGCGCGCAAGGGAGTGCAACTGGATGGGGTACGTGGCCGTGGCCACGGACGAGGGCGCGGCCGCACTCGGGCGCCGGGACATCGTCGTGGCGTGGCGCGGCACGCAGCGGGCGCTGGAGTGGGTGGCCGACCTCAAGCTCGCCTTCGCCTCGGCGGCCGGGATCCTCGGGGCGGAGGGCGCCGACGGGTCCGAACCGTCGGTGCACCGCGGGTACCTGTCGCTGTACACGTCCGCGGACGAAGGCTCGGAGCTGAGCAAGCAGAGCGCCAGGATGCAGGTACGTGTGCGTGCTCAGCTTCTTTCTCGACAAGTACGTATATATCCGCAGTTCAGTACCGTAGTAAACTGGCTGAACAGGTATTGACAGAGATTGCAAGGCTGATGGACAAATACAAGgacgagcagaccagcatcacggtgGTCGGCCACAGCCTGGGCGCCACTCTGGCCACGCTCAACGCCGTCGACATTGCCGCAAATTACTACAACAAATCCGCCCTCTGCACGGCCGAGAGCCGGGCGCCGGTCACCGCCGTCGTCTTCGGCAGCCCTCGCACCGGTGACCGCGACTTCCGTGACATCTTCCACCGCCTCCCAGATCTCCGGATGCTCCGTGTCCGGAACCGGCCggaccgcatcccgctgtacccgccCATGGGCTATGCCGACGTCGGCGTGGAGCTGCTGATCGACACGCGCCGCTCGCCGTTCCTTAAGCCCCACGGCAACGAGTCGCAGTCGCACGACCTCGAGTGCCACCTGCACGGCATCGCCGGGTGGCAAGGGGAGCACGGGGAGTTCATGCTGGTGGTCGACCGGGACATCGCGCTGGTGAACAAGTTCGATGACTGCCTCACCGACGAGCACCCCGTGCCGGTGGGCTGGAAGGTGCACCACAACAAGAACATGGTGAAGGGGCCCGACGGGTGGTGGGTCTTGGAGGATCATGAATCTGACTACGAAGATGGAGGTGACAACTTGTAGGAGGTTAGGGGAAAAGCATATGATTTGGACGTTGGATGCTGTTTTGCCACTCCATGCCATGGCATCTCTGTTGCTACCTTAGGATCGTGATAACGTGTGCTCTTTTTCTTTATCAATTTCTTTATTTTCTTGACTTTTTAGTATTTGAACCAATTTCATTTCTTCCTCTCTAGTCATCTACTCCCTCAGTTCTAAAAtaaatgacccaactttatactaacactGACAGTTTT contains:
- the LOC119276409 gene encoding phospholipase A1-II 2-like, which translates into the protein MFSGDMAERWRELHGSDHWDGLLDPLDVDLRRCLINYGEMIMATYEAFIAERRSPNAGMCRYRRADLFRRVEVSHPGWYAVTRYIYATASADVHGKVLLRPLCRNGRARECNWMGYVAVATDEGAAALGRRDIVVAWRGTQRALEWVADLKLAFASAAGILGAEGADGSEPSVHRGYLSLYTSADEGSELSKQSARMQVLTEIARLMDKYKDEQTSITVVGHSLGATLATLNAVDIAANYYNKSALCTAESRAPVTAVVFGSPRTGDRDFRDIFHRLPDLRMLRVRNRPDRIPLYPPMGYADVGVELLIDTRRSPFLKPHGNESQSHDLECHLHGIAGWQGEHGEFMLVVDRDIALVNKFDDCLTDEHPVPVGWKVHHNKNMVKGPDGWWVLEDHESDYEDGGDNL